The genomic segment GGATCTCTTTGAGTACCCCAGGGACATCCACCCCATGGATGTGCTTGTGAATGTTGATGGTGTGTTCTCTGTTCACTAACTCGTTGGTGGCAGACCGTCCCTGGTTCTTTTTGGCACCCTTGCCTGAAGGAGACGTTCCGCTGGGCCCAAGTTTGAAAGCTATCTGCTGttactttctacttttaaaatgagattgGAGTAAAAGattttcactttttcatttgtatttgaaAGATAAACTATTGAATATCTTAGCCATTCTCAAAATTGCCAACTTGAAGATCTGTCAAAGAGAGTTCATCATTTCATCTTTTGCCAAGAAATTCAGTCTCAAACTCTCCGAAGCAACTTCATAATTAATATAGGATGTCAATAAACACACTGTGTACCCCACttccaaaatgaaaaggcaaaataagAGCTCTGTGGTTGAATTCATCCTCTTGGGCTTTGCAAACTTTCCTGAACTGCAAGAGCAGCTCTTTGGGGTTTTCTTGGTTGTTTACCTGGTGACCCTGATAGGAAATGCCATGATCATAGTCATCATCTCCCTGGAACAGAGCCTCCATGTTCCCATGTACTTGTTTATCCTCAACTTGTCTGTGGTGGATGTGAGTTTCAGTGCAGTCATTATGCCTGAAATGCTGGTGGTTCTCTCCactgagaaaaaaacaattaCTATCTCCAGTTGTTTTGCACAAAtgtatttccttcttctttttggtGGGACTGAATGCTTTCTCCTGGGGACAATGGCTTATGACAGATTTGCTGCAATCTGTCATCCTCTGAGCTACCCAATGATTATGAACAAAAGTGTTTTCATGAAATTAGTAATGTTCTCTTGGGTCTCAGGAATCATGGTGGCTACTGTACAGACATCCTGGGTGTTTAGCTTTCCATTCTGCGGCCCCAGTGAAATCAACCATCTCTTCTGTGAGACTCCCCCCGTGTTAGAGCTTGTATGTGCAGACACGTTTTTGTTTGAAATCTATGCATTCACTGGCACTGTTCTGATTGTCAtggttcctttctttttgatACTCTTGTCTTACATTCGAATCCTCTCTGCCATCCTGAAGATGCCATCAACCACTGGGAGGCAGAAGGCCTTTTCCACCTGTGCTTCCCATCTCACATCAGTTACCCTCTTCTATGGCACAGCCAGTATGACCTATTTACAACCCAAATCTGGCTACTCCCCAGAAACCAAGAAACTGATGTCTTTGGCTTACACGCTGCTTACGCCTCTGTTGAATCCACTGATCTACAGCTTGCGAAACAGTGAGATGAAAAGGGCTTTGATGAAATTATGGCGAAGACAAGTAGACGTACACACTCTCTGACAGTGCTGGGAAGCCATGAAATATTCATTTGGTCATTGTCTGACTgaactgttttaattttaataaatggtggGAAAGTTTGCAATTCTTAGCTTGAGTGTATTTCATTGGTTGAGTTTTTGAAGTCCAATAATCTATCAGGGCTCCCTTTTGATCGTGTACTGTTGTCATTCATTTCTCAAGGGTATATAAGTTTCTATAACATATAAAACAATTCCTTATGAATTCCTCTATTATGATCATCCAGGTCACTACTGAATTATTGTCACAAAGACGAAGCTCCAATAAAcacgtcttttcatatgtcctgATGTActgatgttttatttctgtatgacAGGTTCCTCAAAGTTGGCCTAATCGGATGGAGTGCATGCACTTATACATTTAATAGCTACTGTAGAATTACTCTTCCAAATGATTGTAACTCCAGATGGACCTGAAGGCCCGTGAATAGAGTAGAGTTTCAAGAGACCAACAAACTGAGGAGTATTTTATTTCTGGAGTGAGAACATGTTCCATGAATGACTAAATAAGTATAGTCATTTTGGGAAGACCACACTAATTATATGTCCTGGACCCACACATGTTATTGTTCAAAACAGAACTCCTTTGGTATTTTTCCACATACTTATCAGACTGTTGGTGACCAGAAACTACATAGAATTCCCTGATGTCTCACTCGATGGTGTCTGTATATTTTTCAGCCATAGACCACTCTTTGTTGAGACTTTTGTTAAATTTCCTTTTGTAGGCCCCCAATGCTATGATACTTTGTTTATAAACATAGGatgattcatttctttattatgggAAACCAAGTGATTAAGCATTTGTGCATGTTTTCCATGGCCTTGAGTCATGACAGTAACCATcacatgaagagaaaaatgaaataatttgtcaCCCAGCaacatttgaaacatttaatttttgccCCCAATTTTATGTTGGTATTTATACACAGGGAGGGGCCGTTTTATTGAATCTGTAACACACGAGCTTCTACTGCTCTTAGTGTGTGCCCCAGGGATGATAACAAAGGGGTAAAACACTATTCCCACTGTCACTCAGTTGTGGGAAAAACAATCTCTTAATTACTACTGTCTTTGCCAGAAATGAGAAGTAAAGATGCAAAGCTGATTGGATTTCTACAAAAAGAAATTTCATCATGAAATGGTTGAGACAAGTTTGGGTAATATTTGAATGTAGTACACTCTTTTCAGTAGGGCATTGAACAGGCATTTGGAAGTCCTTTAATCAGATTCTGTCCCTTGGTGTCCTGAAATGTCCTCATAGCCCTTAGAGGGATCAATTAAATAAGGCCcatcaaggggaaaaaaacctgccAAAGTCTAAATCCCAAGACAGACATAGAACTTCATTTtgacttttgttctttctttcatttgtttatcccTTCATTATTAAACAAGTTTTGTTAGGGGTGACTTAATGGGACTGTCCCTGGGGAAACACAATCTGTCCTTGAGGAATTCCAAGTATATTGGAGGATCACTGATTTTGGGAGGTCAGAGAAGCCAGCCACACCATGCCTCTGTAACAACTATATAATTCTGTTAGGCTTTGATTTGTCAACCGTAATCCCTTCCCACATTCTGATGCCTGAATTGTCGCACTGGCCAGTACATTTTCTGTCACAGTTACATACTTCTAAGTCACCAATCCTGAAAGCTTTTTATCACTAAATTGGCCTAGtatgtcagatttttaaaaaatgtcctgcaTGTGGTTAAAAATGATGTGCTTTCTTCCACGTGTCTGACACAGTGTTCTCTGTACATGTTATAGATTAAGTCGCATTGGgagtattttctttctccttactgATTTAGTTACTTCTTCTACCAACTAAAGAGGCATGTCACAGTGTGCCACTGTGGTCGACACTCCTACGTTTCCCTGTGATTCGGTCAATAACTTCTGGACATATTTTCAGCTATATTATTGGACGCCTGCAGGTTTAGAATTGTCATATCTTCCTGGAGAATTGAATGTTTTCTCATTATAATATAACTACATAAATTTCCTTTAGAGTCAGTATTATTTTggagtgtttttttccttcttcttatgtTTAGCCTTTCCatacccttatgattcagatgtatCTACACTGAGGAGTgctgtggagagagaataaatcaGGGCAGCAGTGTTGTGGTTGGGTCCCATTTTAAAGAGGTTGATTTGGGAGGATCTCATGGAGAAGATGCTCCTTGGGCAAAGGGACATAAGGGAGTTAGAGTTTTCTGAGAGCGTAGTCCGTGTTCAGGGAAAAATCAAAGGCAGTAGCTGTGAGATGAGAACATGGCTGGTGGAGGTGAGAAAGAGCAAAGCAGCCGCATGGCTGAACAGGAGTGAACCAGGGGATGTATtgtaaaaatgtacatattttgaGTTTGGCTTCCACAGTGAAAGGGATAGGGTGCTATGGAAGTATTTTGAGCAGGGGAAAGGAAGGTAGGAAAAAGAATTTTGGGGATTATGGGAATTATCCAATGAGAGAAGAAAGTAATTTGGATCAGAGGGTTAGCTTAGTAAAcgtgacaattttttttaacactcacCTGAGAatgttttattgactttattttaaaaaaataagattttagtcatttatttttagacagagggaaagggagggagcaagagatggagagaaatatcaatcggttgcctctcacacacccctaatggggactgaaccagcagctctggcatgtgccctgactgggaatcaaactggaacTTTTAcattgtggaatgatgcccaaccaagtgagccacaccagtcagggttgttttattgattttggagacagaggaagggagtggaGAAGGGGGATAAGAACatcaggagaaaaagagagagaaacatccattggctgcctcccatacatgtcctgactggggatagaaatagcaaccttttggtgtgcgggacaatgccccaaacaactgagcaacctggccatgGGTAGGAAAGGTGAGAATTTttaacactgtattttaaaaaatatatatttattgtttatgctattacagttgtagcatttcccccttcactccatcctgcctaccgcCTCCCTATATtcacccctatagttcatgtccatgggtcatacttataggttgtttggcttccacatttcctacactattcttaacctccccctgtctattttctacctaccatttatgctacttattctctgcaccttccctccctctatccccctcccactcccctgttgataaccctcgatgtgatctctatttctgtggttgtgttcctgttctagttgtttgcttagtttgcttttgtttttgttttaggcgtggttgttaataactgtgagtttgctgtcatttttggtgttcatattttttatgttgtttttcttagataaatccccttaacatttcatatatataataagggcttggtgatgatgaactcctttaactagttagaccttatctgagaagcactttatctgcccttccattctaaatgatagctttgctggatacagtaatcttggatgtaggtccttgcctttcatgacttcagatacttctttccagccccttcttgcctgtaaggtctctttggaggaatcagctgacagtcttatgggaactcctttgtagacaactgtgtcctttcctcttgctgcttctaagattctctcctttgtttaatcttgggtaatgtaattatgatgtgccttggtgtgttcctccttgggtccagcttctttgggactctctgagcttcctggacttcccggaagtctatttcctttgccagactggggaagttctccttcattatttgttcaaataagttttcaattttttgttcttcctcttctccttctgctacccctataattcatatgttggaacgtttcaagatgtcctggaggttcctaagcctctcctcatttttccgaattcttgtttcttcattcttttctggttggatgtttctttcttccttcttgtccacaccattgatttgagttccggtttccttcgcatcactattggttccttgtacattttcctttgtttctcttagcataggcttcattttttcatctagtttttgaacaaattcaaccaattctgtgagcgtcttaataaccagtattttgaactgtacatccgataggttggctatctcttcctcgattagttgtattttttctggagctttgaagtgttctgtcacttgggcctttttttttttttttttttttgtcttggcacgtctgttacttaaaggggcggagccttaggtgttcaccgtgCGGGGTAACGcaggttgctgcgctgtgacgctgtatgtgggggaggggccgagagggagtaatggcgccccctccactctccaaccgatttcagtctttcactccactacccacactcaaattgggcccctctggtgctggttcccgagtgggtgggcttgtgcacacactaggcccctgtgggtctctccaacgacctctcctgtgaggctgggagtctctcctgctgccgccccaacccccacgggctctttcgatcaaaggtctgaggctttatttcccggagctggagccctgggttgcgaggtctgtttcTTTCCCCCGCTGATCCTCCCATTTTATATATGTGGGAATGTGGGCTCTGGGGTCTACCTTGTGggatctgccagccaccaccttgtggggtctgcaagctgcagcctggcctgcccctcaATCCGCCACCTGGCTAGGTCCACCAGCCCccgccttgccaggagtcctctccgaCCCCTgctacccatctctgcccctcctgctggtctggatgaatgtttcttctttatctccttggtagtcggacttccatacagttcgattttctgtcagttcgggttgttttttgtttttaaattgttgttgtcctccttttggttgtgcgaggagactcagtgtgtctacctatgcctccatcttgggcagAAGCCAACACTGTATTTTGAAGAGGGAGCCACAGACAGGTCACAAGTTTGATATGctttgggaggaaaaatggaTTCAAGGATGACTACTTGGCTTATGGCCTGTGAAACTGGAAGCTTTATACTGCTGATACCTTGGATGAGGAATGCAGAAGGTGGAGCAGGATTTAGGAAAAGACCAGGAGCTCATTTTGGACACATTAATAAGTGCAAATGTGTTTGcttaattcaaaatgtttttattagtagcctatatttcatttctgacttcctGTTAACGTGAGAGATACTTGCAGATTACATAAACATTTGTAAGACTTTAGCTTTCTTTTTCCACATGTGGTTGTTGTTTTGCAGTTTTATTGCAAAGTATGTTATGTATATGATTGCCAAgtatttaactttattaatattttatttctgacaagtacataatcaatttttataactattccacaaatattttgggaaaaatatAGAGTTAGCAGCATAAAAAGTTATGTTTCTGTCTTATATTTACTGTCATTATCATCTGGTAACTCAGAATTTATTATTAAAGTCTtaccatctgtgtgtctttttgtctattttgtgtgTCAATCATTGAGGAAGAAGTGTTAAACTTTctacattttgatttttgttttatcaatTTAGTACTATTGGCTAGGAATTACAGTTTCATTATAATAATACTCCTTCCTTTTTAACCCATTACATGTATCTGAAGTTTTTCTCTACGCTTTTCATTGAAGTCCGATCCACACATAGGAAAGTGTAAAAATTGTGACTGTACACCCTGTTGACTTCTCACAGAGCACACATCACTGCATTGCCATTACTGACCAACAAATACAACACAGCAGTATGATCCAAGTGCTCATGAGGTTTCATGGGGCCTGGATCATGGGCAGCATTTCCCACACCTGGTGCAGGTGACTAGTTTACACATGGGGTGTTATCTGACCATTGTGAGTGCTATGGGAAGGGTCATTGGATTAGAATCTGTGAATGGAAACCTCCTTTCCTCAGGGTAATTGGTATGTTTTTCATGGACACAGATCACATAGAAAGAAGCCTTACTGCTGCCTGGTGGGGTTCATTTCCTTGGGAACACATCCTACTGTAGGCATGTGGCAATGATAAGTAGACAAAGGTAATCTGGCCACATCACCCAGTTCTGGAGAAAGCCAAGCCTGCAGACTCATTTATCTCTTCACTCTGTGGGAACTGAGCCAATGGCTTACTGATTGTTCAAGCCAGTTTGGACTAATCCCTGAGTCCTTGGCTCTCACATATATTCCATAACATTAATGATGTTATGTTTATTTATGGACAAAGTACCAGATTCAGAGGAGCTAAATGACTTCCTCTAATCACATGAACTTATCCAGATTGTTTGACTCCTAGTTTAAAATTTCTATCTATGAAAACAAGtgtaatgacttttttttctcaaaaattttcaATGACTATATTTTCACTAGAAATGATCAGAAGTTCGTGCATGGGGGTGGGGTATCCAGGCTTTCTACAAAGGTTCCATAGACTGCCTTcacttgattctgaccacaaccAAACTCTGAACCCACCTAATCAGATGCCCTGCCTCTAGCTCCCCTGCCTTTTTCACACCCTCACCCCTCATCTCtccactctcttctttccccatttacAGCCTTTATTCAGCCTTTGCTCTCACCTCCTGTTGAGTGATATCAGTGTGAAACCCAGTCTCTTGAGggaagaggcattgttccctgtaGGGATGTGAGGGAGGGATGACTCCTGGTTTGTGCTCTTCAGCTTTCTCCCAGGAGGGGCCAAGTTCAAGCCTCTTTAGTTATTATGTGAGAATATGGAAAAGTGTTTTTGATGTGATTTCATGTTCCCCATGGAGGGATTCTCCAGGGCATAGAACTCAATGTCATATAATGTTCTAGAATCAGTGCACTAAATCACTGAGTTGTATGTACAAGAAGGTGGCTTTGGCTAGAGGAAGAGCTCCTGATACAGTAGTGGGAAACTAAAAGAGATGGAGTCAGTAGGTAAGAAAGTGCAGCTTCTGCTTGTGTGCCTGATGgtgggttttccatgtacagttCTTCTCCCTGATAGTTGGAGATGCAGTTGAAGGGATTTCTGTGTGATCAGCAATCCATTCAGCTGTGTGACACAGCTGAACCATTTGAATCAATAGACTCTTGGTTTTAATGGCTTAtgttttactcttctttttaaacAAGAGTTCAGGCAATAATTAGAGTTTATGCAATAATTTTGCATGAACTAATCACCAAATTTTAGAGGTTTGCAACTGGAAGGGAACTTGGTAAATAAGTCTaattgttctctttttcagttgCAAGGATGAAATCTACAGAAGGGAGTGATCAGATGGCATAAGGGTCTTCTTCTAAGTTACAGAGAACATAGAGCATCTGCGGTCAGCTGCTCTTCACCACTCATGAATGTTCTGTTCCATAGCTTGCTCACAGTGAGTCCTAAAaggttttcttcattatttaaagaagttttctgatttaaaaaaatctatacatCTATGAGTATAGGCCACTGAAtatatattattactttttttcccattagaaatgagttttaaatgtttgatcCTGTGActacattttactaattttaggtgattttttgATATCCAAATGATAATTATTGTGGTTAACACAGCCATTCAATTTTAATGGATGATCACGGTCaagcagagaaataaatcagCCTGCCTTCTTCTGCCTGCTAATGTGGTAATGCTCTGCACTCAGACAACATTAAATGACTTCAGCTTACTTTGTCCTTACTGTGTTCTGGGTTTCTCACCTCCCAGGGTGTGTTTGCTGGTTTGGAAAACATCACACCAAGGACAGTAGGCCTCTATTGTAACAATAATGTGTCATCTGGTACCTCTACCTGTGCAGCTCATCCCTCCTTTTGACTTTCTGCTTCCAGATAATATGACTTCCACTGATGACACCTATGATTATGGTTGttcactgcctcccaccccattTAGAATTAATCTAACCCTCTTTGGAATGTCTAACACACTTGTTATTCCTTTGGCTTCTCAAAAGTTCCGAGTGctggtttcacttttttaaatacaCTCTATTCCTTAAAGTTATCATggattttcctcatttctccccTTATCCATCAAATGTTGATCTAGCATTTATTATGGGTCAGGGACTGTTTTAGAAATTTTGAGTATagcaaagaactaaaagaaatctTTGAATCCTGAAATTTATGTTCTAGTGAAAGAGTTAGATTTgacatatattttaagtatataaatatatttagttacatataaatatactatTTAACTTATAGATGTAAATTAATTTATAGTTATATGTTAACTATGTAGTTAAAATGTCAGTTGGTGATAATGGAGAAATCAGAGCAAGATATTATGGGAGGTGTTAGAGGGTAGTGAGGGAAGGGTGGAATGCGAGTTTATGTAGCGGTTCCAGCTCTTGAGTTGTAGGATCAAATGTATGCTTGAAATTACTGAGCCTAGGAAACATTAGTTGCCTAATCAGTGTGTATTGAATAATTGATGATGAAACGAACTTCTTCATGAGAAGGCAAattggaggagagaaaggaggaagagaaggagagagtggaaacaATGAAATTGGTTTCAGAATGGCCAAAATTGGACTTTTCTTAAATCATCATGGTCACATGTGTGAGCCGGAGAGAATTGCCTCTTAAAATTTCCCATGTAGTCCAATTTAATGTAATTGGCTATGACCAGTCTATGCATAAACTAATAACCCCAGAGGCAATTCATATTATTTACAGATCACTTAAGATAGGTATATCTGAAGAACAGCCCCCTTTGTGTGTTCCTGTGTCATTTGCATATTCAGCCAAGTCACATACATGTATTTTGGACATGATAAACatttgtaataaatataaaacaactttGATGTGACTTTGAACTGTTATAACAATGTGGTGGGTATCTattcccatttgtctattttttaatatttattttttgccttcttaaatttcatagtatttaaaatgaagaaaaatgaatgatacTGATCGAAATGTCATGAAGATGCAATGtaagttataaaacatttattttgtattaaggCTATGTTTAATTTTGAAACTACATAATGTAAAAGGTGCTAAagaattttgatatattttgtacTTCACAGCCAATTCTGAGCCTGCattctttacttcctcctttctactgGAAAGATTCATTAATCTGAGTAACTGGTCATTCTCCAAGTTGACACACTGAGTCCCTGTCCAGGAGAGTTCTTTTTTATACCATCAGCCAAGTATACCTGGGGTAAGTGTAGACACTGAGTCCGCTTTTGGACGGTGACTTCGTAACTCATATAGTATGTCCATAAATGAGAAACGTGctctactactgaaatgaaaaggcaaaatcaaagtTCTGTGGTTGAGTTCATCCTCCTGGGCTTTGCAAACTTTCCTGAACTGCAGGAGCAGCTCTTTGGAGTTTTCTTGGTTGTTTACCTGGTGACCCTGATAGGAAATGCCATGATCATAGTCATCATCTCCCTGGAACAGAGCCTCCACGTTCCCATGTACCTATTCCTCCTGAACTTGTCTGTGGTGGATGTGATCTTCAATGCAGTCATTATGCCTGAAATGCTGGTGGTTCTCTCCACTGAAAAAACTACAATTACTCTCTCAGGCTGTTTTGCACAAATGTATTTCATTCTACTTTTTGGTGGGACTGAATGCTTTCTCCTGGGGGCAATGGCTTGTGACAGATTTGCTGCAATCTGTCATCCTCTGAGCTACCCAATGATTATGAACAAAAGTGTTTTCATGAAATTAGTAATGTTCTCATGGGTCTCAGGAATCACGAGGGCTACTGTGCAGACACCATGGGTGTTTAGCTTTCCATTCTGCGGCCCCAGTGAAATCAACCATCTCTTCTGTGAGACTCCCCCCGTGTTAGAGCTTGTATGTGCAGACACGTTTTTGTTTGAAATCTATGCATTCACTGGCACTGTTTTGATCGTCAtggttcctttctttctgatACTCTTGTCTTACATTCGAATCCTCTCTGCCATCCTGAAGATGCCATCAACCACTGGGAGGCAGAAGGCCttttccacctgtgcctcccaTCTCACATCTGTTACCCTCTTCTATGGCACAGCCAGTATGACCTATTTACAACCCAAATCTGGCTACTCCCCAGAAACCAAGAAACTGATGTCTTTGGCTTACACGCTGCTTATGCCTCTGTTGAATCCACTGATCTACAGCTTGCGAAACAGTGAGATGAAAAGAGCTTTGATGAAATTATGGCGAAGACAAGTAGACTTACACACTCTCTGACTGTGCTGGGAAGCCATGAAATATTCATTTGGTCGTTGTCTGACTaaactcttttaattttaataaatggtggGAAAGTTTGCAATTCTTAGCATGAGTGTGTTTCATTGGTTGAGTTTTTGAAGTCCAATAATCTATCAGGGCTCCCTTTTGATCGTGTACTGTTGTCATTCATTTCTCAGGGGTATATAAGTTTCTATAACATATAAAACAATTCCTTATGAATTCCTCTATTATGATCATCCAAGTCATAACTGAATTATTGTCACCAAGATGAAGCTCCAATAAACACGTCGTTTCATATGTCCTGATGtactgttgttttatttctgtatgacAGGTTCCTCAAAGTTGGCCTGATGGGATGGAGTACACGTGCTTCTACATTAATAGGTACTGTAGAATTACTCTTCCAAATGATTGTAACTCCAGATAGACCTGAAGGTCCGTGAATAGGGTAGAGTTTCAAGAGACCAACAAGTTGAGGAAATCTTTATTTCTGGAGTGAGAACATGTTCCATGAATGACTAAATAAGTATAGTCATTTTGGGAGGACCACACCAGTTCTACATCCTAGACTCACACATGTTATTGTTCAAAACAAGAATCTTTGGTATTTTTCTAGATACTCATCACAAGGTTGGTGACTAGAAACTACAGGATAGTTCCTTGATATCTCACTTGATGGTGTCTGCATATCTTTCAGCCATAGACCACTCTTTGTTGAGACTTTTGTTAAATGTCTCTTTGTAGGCCCCCCAATGCTATGATACTTTCTTTATAAACACAggattattcatttctttattatgggAAACTAAGTGATTAAGCATTTGTGTATGTTTTCCATGGCCTTGAATCATGTCAGTAACCATCAcatggagagaaagaatgaaataatttctcaCCCAGCaacatttgaaacatttaatttttgccCCCAATTTTATGTTGACATTTATACACAGGAAGGGGCCGTTTTATTGAATCCATAACACACGAGCTTCTACTGCTCTTAGTGTGTGCCCCAGGGATGATAACAAAGGGGTAAAACACTATTCCCACTGTCACTCATTTTTGGGAAAAACAAGCCTTTAATTACTACTGCCTTTGCCACAAATGGGAAGTAAAGATGCAAAGCTGATTGGATTTCTACAAAAGGAAATTTCATCATGAAATGGTTGAAACCAGTTTGGGTAATATTTGAATGTAGCACACTCTTTGCAGTAGAGCATTGAACAGGCATTTGGAAGTCCTTTAATCAGTTCTGTCCCTTGGTGTCCTGAAATATCCTCCTAGCCCTTAGAGGGATCATATAAAGAAGGCTAATCGAGGGGGAAAAAACCTGCCAAAGTCTAAATCCCAAGACAGACATAGAACTTCATTTtgacttttgttctttcattcatttgtttatcccTTCATTGATTAAACAagttttgtaaaaggaaaaagatttatatggtctgaagagaaaccagagtataatgATTAAACCTGTTTTGTTAGGGGTGAGTTAATGGGACTGTCCCTGGGGAAACAAGTGTCTGTCCTTGAGGAATTCCAAGTTCCTTGGAGGATCACTGATTTTGGCAGGTCACAGAAGCCAGCCACACCATGCCTCTGTCTGTAGCCCAGGTGAGGAACAGACGCTGAACTGGCAAGGTTGCTCACGTGATGACTTCAAAGTCACGATGCTTCTCCATTTAGTTATGAGGTTGACAAAACTCATAAGTAAATGTTGTGATTGTCCGCTAAAGAGCAGCTGTTCTGGCAACACCAGCTTTAGTTTCATAGCAGCTGATAGGACGGATACCTGACATCACGCCTTCATGGCTCTGAGGCTGACACAACTACTTCCAACTACAAGCAACGTGGACAATaaaaagtgaacttttaaaatgtgaaaattatgaTGTCTCCCCTGGCTTTAATCATGTCAAAACATGCCCTTCTCGCTATCTGATATGT from the Desmodus rotundus isolate HL8 chromosome 5, HLdesRot8A.1, whole genome shotgun sequence genome contains:
- the LOC128781125 gene encoding olfactory receptor 10A3-like, with amino-acid sequence MKRQNQSSVVEFILLGFANFPELQEQLFGVFLVVYLVTLIGNAMIIVIISLEQSLHVPMYLFLLNLSVVDVIFNAVIMPEMLVVLSTEKTTITLSGCFAQMYFILLFGGTECFLLGAMACDRFAAICHPLSYPMIMNKSVFMKLVMFSWVSGITRATVQTPWVFSFPFCGPSEINHLFCETPPVLELVCADTFLFEIYAFTGTVLIVMVPFFLILLSYIRILSAILKMPSTTGRQKAFSTCASHLTSVTLFYGTASMTYLQPKSGYSPETKKLMSLAYTLLMPLLNPLIYSLRNSEMKRALMKLWRRQVDLHTL
- the LOC112303450 gene encoding olfactory receptor 10A3; the protein is MKRQNKSSVVEFILLGFANFPELQEQLFGVFLVVYLVTLIGNAMIIVIISLEQSLHVPMYLFILNLSVVDVSFSAVIMPEMLVVLSTEKKTITISSCFAQMYFLLLFGGTECFLLGTMAYDRFAAICHPLSYPMIMNKSVFMKLVMFSWVSGIMVATVQTSWVFSFPFCGPSEINHLFCETPPVLELVCADTFLFEIYAFTGTVLIVMVPFFLILLSYIRILSAILKMPSTTGRQKAFSTCASHLTSVTLFYGTASMTYLQPKSGYSPETKKLMSLAYTLLTPLLNPLIYSLRNSEMKRALMKLWRRQVDVHTL